In Arenicella xantha, the genomic window GTTGTCATTTTGGCCATACAAATTAGTCGGCATCACACTACGATAGTCGACCCCATATTGCCGGTTATACGATTCACACAACTTTATGCCGGCAATCTTGGCAATTGCATAAGGTTCATTTGTGGGTTCTAAATAGCTAGTAAGCAAAGCGGACTCCGGCATCGGCTGTGGCGCCAACTTTGGATAGATACAGGACGACCCTAACAGCACCAGCTTTTTCACACCAGTGCGATACGCCGCATCCACCACATTACACTCAACCATTAAATTCTGATAAATAAATTCTGCGGGATACGTATTATTAGCGAATATACCGCCGACTTTAGCCGCTGCGTGATACACCTCATCAATAGCATTAGACGCGAAAAAATCGTTGACTGATCGCTGATCGGTTAAATCCAATTCAGCTCGACTCCGGGTCACGATGTCGACCTCATCCTGCTCTCGCAATTGCCTGATGATCGCTGAACCAACCATGCCTTGATGGCCGGCAACATAAACACGTTTACGCATTATAAGGCACTACTCGACTGGATTCGCCGCAACGAAACCATGCTTCCGCAACAATGCATCACGTTTTGCTTCTGCAACATCACTAGCAACCATTTCAGCGCACATTACGTCGACCGTAATTTGCGGCTTCCAATTAAGCTTTGACCGAGCCTTAGATGGATCACCTAGTAACGTTTCGACTTCCGCTGGACGAAAATATTTTGGGTCTACCCGAATCAAAACATCGCCTACATTAACCATTGGGGCTTTAGATTGATCCACCGACACAACGGTACCCGTCTCACTGACACCTTTGCCAGTAAACTCCAGCTCAACACCAATTGCTCGAGCCGCTAACACCACAAAATCTCGAACAGAAATTTGCTTGCCGGTCGCTATCACGAAGTCATCCGCAACCTCTTGCTGCAACATCATCCACTGCATTCGGACATAGTCTTTAGCATGCCCCCAGTCCCGCAGCGCATCCATATTACCAAGACACAAGCAAGTCTCAAGACCGTGAGCAATACGCGCTAAAGTGCGGGTTATCTTTCGAGTAACAAAAGTCCCTCCGCGACGCGGCGACTCATGATTGAACAATATTCCATTACAGGCATATATTCCGTATGACTCACGATAATTTACCGTCATCCAGTATGCATAGAGTTTAGCAACGGCATAAGGTGAACGCGGATAAAACGGAGTTTGCTCTGTCTGCGGGGTTTCTTGCACAAGACCATACAACTCAGAGGTAGCCGCTTGATAGAAGCGCGTTTTATGCTCTAACCCCAAAATTCGAATTGCTTCCAACAAGCGCAATGTTCCCAATGCGTCCACATCAGCCGTATACTCTGGCACCTCAAACGAAACCGCTACGTGACTTTGAGCAGCAAGGTTATAAATCTCATCAGGCTCTATTTCTTTGACTAAGCGTATTAAGTTCGACGCATCCGACAGATCCCCAT contains:
- the fcl gene encoding GDP-L-fucose synthase translates to MRKRVYVAGHQGMVGSAIIRQLREQDEVDIVTRSRAELDLTDQRSVNDFFASNAIDEVYHAAAKVGGIFANNTYPAEFIYQNLMVECNVVDAAYRTGVKKLVLLGSSCIYPKLAPQPMPESALLTSYLEPTNEPYAIAKIAGIKLCESYNRQYGVDYRSVMPTNLYGQNDNFHPTNSHVIPAMMLRFHNAKLTDDEQVVVWGTGSPMREFMHVDDMANATIFVMGLDQDSYDSVTDPRLTHINVGTGIDCTIRELAETMRAVVGFEGELVFDADKPDGAPRKLLDVSKLRELGWSASVSLEAGLQQTYDWFVNNQTHLRVGAA
- the gmd gene encoding GDP-mannose 4,6-dehydratase — translated: MKKALITGITGQDGSYLAELLLEKGYEVHGLKRRASSFNTQRLDHLSDGPDELTSRLKIHYGDLSDASNLIRLVKEIEPDEIYNLAAQSHVAVSFEVPEYTADVDALGTLRLLEAIRILGLEHKTRFYQAATSELYGLVQETPQTEQTPFYPRSPYAVAKLYAYWMTVNYRESYGIYACNGILFNHESPRRGGTFVTRKITRTLARIAHGLETCLCLGNMDALRDWGHAKDYVRMQWMMLQQEVADDFVIATGKQISVRDFVVLAARAIGVELEFTGKGVSETGTVVSVDQSKAPMVNVGDVLIRVDPKYFRPAEVETLLGDPSKARSKLNWKPQITVDVMCAEMVASDVAEAKRDALLRKHGFVAANPVE